The following are encoded together in the Arcobacter aquimarinus genome:
- a CDS encoding heavy metal translocating P-type ATPase, with protein MSKIKCNHCHLEFEENIMIKENDLNFCCKGCQGVYHLLKNDGLDSFYEKLGNKTIAPPIELNNDDISKFDSLNFLDNYVSATNEGFSQIDLIIEGIHCAACIWLNEKILYDTKGIVEANINFTTNKARIIWDDEKLKLSEIILKIRSIGYNAYAYDSSVADVQASKAKRDYFIRMMVAVVCSMNIMMLSVAKYTGFFTGISKEVKDMIHIGEFLLSTPVLFYSGWIFFKGAYYGLKNRMINMDFLVATGATSTYIYSLFILFGAKGESYFDSVSMIITFVLVGKYLEVIGKKSAIDTLDKIKSTLPLEAVVIKDNQRKVVALNSLNIGDIIEIKAGEKVPVDGKIVFGSGSFDESTLTGESIPIYKKVNDTVYSGTINIDSLVQFEVTKSFKNSTFSSIVALLEDSLNSKPAIQTKAAEISKGFSITILSLAFATFVVWYFFGLDLGFDYEGTDTFERSFIVAVSVVVIACPCALALATPMASLIGISELAKKGLLFKEAKFIETLASANCVVFDKTGTLTKGELSVVKARFLDENIYKIQLLYSLLNASKHPVSISIKKYLESKYENLEIKNLQNVKNIEAKGMSAIYKNIEDKEFEIIGGNVELLREFEINYKFDSSKTVYLFAINKKVIATFELEDKIKDDAKEIIEYLQNKNIDVVMLTGDNEQVASKIAKELNIKKYFAKQTPVSKANFIKELKKENKIVVMVGDGVNDSVALTNSDVAVAMGSSADISLAVSDIVLLNSTLKSLKEAFEISNKTYKYIKQNLSLSIIYNIVTIPLAMAGYVIPLIAALSMSLSSLMVVLNSLRIKMK; from the coding sequence TTGTCTAAAATCAAATGTAATCATTGTCATTTAGAATTTGAAGAAAATATAATGATAAAAGAAAATGATTTAAATTTTTGTTGTAAGGGGTGTCAAGGTGTTTATCATCTTCTAAAAAATGATGGGTTGGACTCTTTTTATGAAAAACTAGGAAATAAAACAATTGCTCCTCCTATTGAATTAAATAATGATGATATTTCAAAATTTGATTCTTTAAATTTTTTAGACAATTATGTAAGTGCTACAAATGAAGGATTTTCTCAGATTGATTTAATTATTGAAGGAATTCATTGTGCTGCTTGTATTTGGTTGAATGAAAAGATTCTTTATGATACAAAAGGAATAGTTGAAGCAAATATCAATTTTACAACAAATAAAGCACGAATTATTTGGGATGATGAAAAACTAAAACTTTCAGAAATTATTTTAAAAATCAGGTCGATTGGATACAATGCTTATGCTTATGATTCAAGTGTAGCTGATGTACAAGCATCAAAAGCAAAAAGAGATTATTTTATTCGCATGATGGTAGCTGTTGTTTGTAGTATGAATATCATGATGTTAAGTGTTGCTAAATATACTGGGTTTTTTACTGGAATTTCTAAAGAAGTAAAAGATATGATTCACATAGGTGAATTTTTACTTTCAACTCCAGTTTTATTTTATAGTGGATGGATATTTTTTAAAGGTGCTTATTATGGTTTAAAAAATCGTATGATAAATATGGATTTTTTAGTTGCCACGGGAGCTACTTCTACTTATATTTATTCATTATTTATTCTTTTTGGTGCAAAAGGAGAAAGTTATTTTGATTCAGTATCCATGATTATTACTTTTGTTTTGGTTGGAAAATATTTAGAAGTAATAGGAAAAAAATCAGCTATCGATACTTTGGATAAAATAAAATCAACCCTACCTTTAGAAGCAGTTGTAATAAAAGATAATCAAAGAAAAGTAGTAGCTTTAAATAGTTTAAATATTGGTGACATTATTGAAATAAAAGCAGGAGAAAAAGTACCAGTTGATGGTAAGATAGTTTTTGGTTCAGGTTCTTTTGATGAATCTACTTTAACAGGTGAATCTATACCTATATATAAAAAAGTTAATGATACAGTTTATAGTGGAACTATAAATATTGATTCTTTAGTTCAATTTGAAGTTACAAAAAGTTTTAAAAATTCTACTTTTTCTTCTATAGTAGCTTTACTTGAAGATTCTTTAAATTCAAAACCTGCAATTCAAACAAAAGCTGCTGAAATTTCAAAAGGTTTTAGTATCACAATTTTGAGTTTAGCTTTTGCAACTTTTGTTGTTTGGTATTTTTTTGGTTTAGATTTAGGATTTGATTATGAAGGAACAGATACTTTTGAAAGGTCATTTATTGTTGCTGTTTCTGTTGTAGTAATAGCTTGTCCTTGTGCTTTAGCGCTTGCAACTCCAATGGCAAGTTTGATAGGAATATCAGAGCTTGCTAAAAAGGGATTACTTTTCAAAGAAGCTAAGTTTATCGAAACTTTAGCTTCAGCTAATTGTGTGGTATTTGATAAAACAGGAACTTTAACAAAAGGTGAATTAAGTGTAGTTAAAGCTAGATTTTTGGATGAAAATATCTATAAAATACAACTTTTATATTCATTGTTAAATGCTTCAAAACATCCTGTTAGTATTTCTATAAAAAAATATTTAGAATCAAAATATGAAAATCTTGAAATAAAAAATCTTCAAAATGTAAAAAATATAGAAGCAAAAGGAATGAGTGCTATTTATAAAAATATAGAAGATAAAGAGTTTGAAATAATTGGTGGAAATGTTGAGTTATTAAGGGAATTTGAAATAAATTATAAATTTGATTCTTCAAAAACAGTTTATTTGTTTGCTATAAATAAAAAAGTAATTGCAACTTTTGAACTTGAAGATAAAATAAAAGATGATGCAAAAGAGATTATAGAATACCTTCAAAATAAAAATATTGATGTTGTTATGTTAACAGGTGATAATGAGCAAGTTGCTTCAAAAATTGCAAAAGAGTTAAATATTAAAAAATATTTTGCTAAACAAACACCTGTTTCAAAAGCAAATTTTATAAAAGAATTAAAAAAAGAGAATAAAATAGTTGTAATGGTTGGTGATGGAGTAAATGATAGTGTAGCTTTGACTAATTCAGATGTTGCTGTTGCCATGGGAAGTTCAGCTGATATTTCACTTGCTGTTTCTGATATTGTTTTATTAAATTCAACATTAAAATCATTAAAAGAGGCATTTGAAATCTCTAATAAAACATATAAATATATAAAACAAAACTTATCTTTATCAATAATATACAATATAGTTACAATTCCCCTTGCTATGGCTGGATATGTTATTCCATTAATTGCAGCTCTTTCGATGAGTTTAAGTTCTTTAATGGTTGTATTAAATTCACTTAGAATAAAAATGAAATAA
- a CDS encoding EAL domain-containing response regulator has translation MINNISILKNITILYAEDEKDLREVTHQILKGFTKKQYVAQNGQEGLELFKKHEKEIDLIITDVNMPILNGLDMVKEIKKININIPIIVATAFSNKEYLLEAIDIGVDKYVLKPIDIAKLLQVMSQSLIYHELKDLYTDKLTNLPNRNKLKKDLDETNIDLMALLDIDEFSTINDLFGENIGDTILFELARKLKDYFDEEEYLVYRIEADKFAIVAKMKNQDIDKFYDLCKSFADKIEKESLLIDEDEIDINITIGIAQGDGSRAFKYSQRVINYARTKLQRIMIYNESFKIQQSFEENIKWVKQLKVGFRENLFQAYFQPIVNTKTKEVYKYEALIRYVTKEGLEIAPYNFINVAKKTKLYPNIIKIVLQDAFKLIINKNKRVSVNISFDDIANVETTSFIYETLEKNKDYSQFLEFEILESEEISDFNEVSKFISEVRKFNCIVGVDDFGAGYSNFNLLTLLDIDFVKIDGSLIEKINSSKDLEIIVNTIANFSKEFKVKTVAEYVSNEDIYNKIKDLNIDFCQGYYFEKPLSYDNIN, from the coding sequence ATGATAAATAACATTTCGATACTAAAAAATATAACTATTTTATATGCTGAAGATGAGAAAGACTTAAGAGAAGTTACCCATCAAATTTTAAAGGGATTCACCAAAAAGCAATATGTAGCTCAAAATGGTCAAGAAGGACTAGAGCTTTTTAAAAAACATGAAAAAGAGATTGATTTAATCATCACCGATGTTAATATGCCAATTTTAAATGGATTGGATATGGTAAAAGAGATAAAAAAAATCAATATAAATATTCCAATAATAGTGGCAACAGCTTTTTCAAATAAAGAGTATTTACTTGAAGCTATTGATATTGGTGTTGATAAATATGTTTTAAAACCTATAGATATAGCAAAACTTTTACAAGTTATGTCTCAATCTCTTATTTATCATGAATTAAAAGATTTATATACTGATAAATTAACAAACTTACCAAATAGAAATAAACTAAAAAAAGATTTAGATGAAACAAATATTGATTTAATGGCATTGTTAGATATTGATGAATTTTCTACTATAAATGATTTGTTTGGAGAAAATATCGGAGATACAATTCTTTTTGAATTGGCTAGAAAATTAAAAGATTATTTTGATGAAGAAGAGTATTTAGTTTATAGAATTGAAGCCGATAAATTTGCAATTGTTGCAAAAATGAAAAATCAAGATATAGATAAATTCTACGATTTATGTAAAAGTTTTGCAGATAAAATAGAAAAAGAGTCTTTATTGATAGATGAAGATGAAATAGATATAAATATTACAATAGGAATTGCTCAAGGAGATGGTTCAAGAGCCTTTAAATACTCTCAAAGAGTAATAAACTATGCAAGAACTAAACTTCAAAGAATTATGATTTATAACGAATCATTTAAAATACAACAATCTTTTGAAGAAAATATAAAATGGGTTAAGCAACTAAAAGTTGGATTTAGAGAAAATCTTTTTCAGGCATATTTTCAGCCTATAGTTAATACAAAAACAAAAGAAGTTTATAAGTATGAAGCTCTTATTAGATATGTTACTAAAGAAGGTCTTGAGATAGCTCCATATAATTTTATAAACGTTGCTAAAAAAACAAAACTTTATCCAAATATAATAAAAATAGTACTTCAAGATGCATTTAAACTTATCATAAATAAAAATAAAAGAGTATCAGTAAATATATCTTTTGATGATATTGCAAATGTTGAAACAACTTCATTTATTTATGAAACTTTAGAAAAAAACAAAGATTATAGTCAATTCTTAGAGTTTGAAATTCTAGAATCAGAAGAGATTTCAGATTTTAATGAAGTATCAAAATTTATTTCTGAAGTTAGAAAGTTTAACTGTATAGTTGGTGTTGATGACTTTGGGGCTGGATATTCGAATTTTAATCTATTAACACTACTTGATATTGATTTCGTAAAAATTGATGGTTCATTAATTGAGAAAATAAATAGTTCAAAAGATTTAGAGATTATTGTAAATACAATAGCAAATTTTTCAAAAGAATTCAAAGTAAAAACAGTTGCTGAGTATGTTTCAAATGAAGATATTTACAACAAAATTAAAGACTTAAATATAGATTTCTGTCAAGGTTATTACTTCGAAAAACCTTTAAGTTATGATAATATCAACTGA
- the amrA gene encoding AmmeMemoRadiSam system protein A: MKNQILLEIAKKSIKRKFDSNIKIDKDELLKDFPKLKEIGATFVTLKLNNELRGCIGTLNAKVSILEDLISNAYGAAFEDPRFYELTKEEFEKTDIEISILSSPVQIQYTDIEDLKSKIKPNIHGVILQKDGRRSTFLPQVWEQLPIFEEFFSHLCYKGSFEENCLEFNPQIFIYEVKKIK, encoded by the coding sequence ATGAAGAATCAAATTTTATTAGAAATAGCTAAAAAATCAATAAAAAGAAAATTTGATTCAAATATAAAAATAGATAAAGATGAACTTCTAAAAGATTTTCCCAAACTTAAAGAAATTGGTGCAACTTTTGTAACTTTAAAATTAAATAATGAATTAAGAGGTTGTATAGGAACTTTAAATGCCAAAGTTTCAATACTTGAAGATTTAATATCAAATGCCTATGGGGCGGCTTTTGAAGACCCAAGATTTTATGAATTGACAAAAGAAGAGTTTGAAAAAACAGATATTGAAATTTCTATTTTATCTTCACCTGTACAGATACAGTATACAGACATAGAAGATTTAAAATCAAAAATAAAACCAAATATTCATGGGGTGATTTTACAAAAAGATGGAAGAAGAAGTACATTTTTACCACAAGTTTGGGAACAACTTCCAATTTTTGAAGAGTTTTTTTCTCATCTTTGTTATAAAGGAAGTTTTGAAGAAAATTGTTTGGAGTTTAATCCTCAAATCTTTATTTATGAAGTTAAGAAAATAAAATGA
- the amrB gene encoding AmmeMemoRadiSam system protein B: MSFKSIRKSVVSGSFYPHKKEEILKYINHFNNFETNVETFEDIKAIIVPHAGYIYSGFTANLAYKLVSSLKKDIKRVVVIGPSHRVYLKGASVAIYDEFETPFGNLKIDKEFSQKFIDKYDFLEFNVECEFEHSTETQAPFIKYYFADVELVEVVYGEIDYKDLSKVIDEVLKDKSNFVVISTDLSHFYTLEEAQKLDNICLEAIDKKDLKLFDYCEACGKIGVKEIINWAIKNNFDTKVLNYCTSADVTKDKSRVVGYTSALIGR; encoded by the coding sequence ATGAGTTTTAAAAGTATTAGAAAAAGTGTAGTTAGCGGAAGTTTTTATCCCCATAAAAAAGAAGAGATTTTAAAATATATAAATCATTTTAATAATTTTGAAACAAATGTTGAAACTTTTGAAGATATAAAAGCTATTATTGTTCCTCACGCTGGATATATTTATAGTGGATTTACTGCAAATTTAGCTTACAAATTAGTTTCATCTTTAAAAAAAGATATAAAGAGAGTTGTTGTAATTGGTCCATCACATAGAGTTTATCTAAAAGGTGCAAGTGTTGCAATATATGATGAATTTGAAACTCCATTTGGAAATCTAAAAATTGATAAAGAGTTTTCTCAAAAATTTATAGATAAATATGATTTTTTAGAGTTTAATGTTGAGTGTGAATTTGAGCATTCAACCGAAACTCAAGCTCCATTTATAAAATATTATTTTGCTGATGTTGAATTAGTTGAGGTAGTTTATGGAGAAATTGATTATAAAGATTTATCAAAAGTTATTGATGAGGTTTTAAAAGATAAGTCTAATTTTGTAGTAATTAGCACAGATTTAAGTCATTTTTATACCCTTGAAGAAGCGCAAAAACTTGATAATATCTGTTTAGAAGCAATAGATAAAAAAGATTTAAAACTTTTTGATTATTGTGAAGCTTGTGGAAAAATAGGAGTTAAAGAAATAATTAATTGGGCAATAAAAAATAATTTTGATACAAAAGTATTAAATTATTGTACAAGTGCCGATGTAACAAAAGATAAAAGTAGGGTTGTTGGATATACATCAGCTCTCATAGGAAGATAA
- a CDS encoding ATP-binding cassette domain-containing protein: protein MKEEIVLNINNLTFYYKKENPIYKDFSLELKKGELVTIFGKSGTGKTTLFELIIGSLKPINGTIQKSKIAMIFQDPFNSFHPTYSIIEQIKDVVNSNFDDELPELLEKLSLKEELLYKKTYQLSGGQLQRCSILRAILMKPDLLLVDEPTSALDNIIAYDVMKLLVSFLKNSAILLITHDFDMASWCSDKIIRLEENAKK from the coding sequence TTGAAAGAAGAGATAGTTTTAAATATTAATAATTTAACATTTTATTATAAAAAGGAAAATCCTATATATAAGGATTTTTCTTTAGAGTTAAAAAAAGGTGAATTAGTAACTATATTTGGGAAAAGTGGAACAGGTAAAACTACACTTTTTGAGTTAATTATAGGTAGTTTAAAACCAATAAATGGAACAATACAAAAATCTAAAATAGCTATGATTTTTCAAGATCCATTTAACTCTTTTCACCCCACATACTCTATAATTGAACAAATAAAAGATGTTGTAAATAGTAATTTTGATGATGAACTACCAGAACTTTTAGAGAAATTGAGTTTAAAAGAAGAGTTGCTTTATAAAAAAACATATCAGCTAAGTGGAGGGCAACTTCAAAGATGTTCTATTTTAAGAGCAATTTTGATGAAACCAGATTTACTTTTAGTTGATGAACCAACGTCAGCTTTAGATAATATTATAGCTTATGATGTGATGAAACTGTTGGTATCTTTTTTAAAAAATAGTGCTATTTTACTTATTACCCATGACTTTGATATGGCTTCATGGTGTAGCGATAAAATTATAAGGTTAGAAGAAAATGCAAAAAAATAA
- the tsf gene encoding translation elongation factor Ts: MAGATPQLIKELREMTGAGMLDCKNALNETGGDLDKAVQVLREAGLGKAAKKAGNVAAEGLISVLVNADNTKATILELNSQTDFVAKNENFINITKEITSFAQNNGIEDAAALASSTINGQDFATYLNEKIATIGENLVARKLTTVSGQVVNGYVHATGRVGVVLAATCDEAVKDKAATLLRNIAMHASAMKPTVISYKDLDPAFVESENKAIVAEIIAENDELKRLGKPLKKIPEFVSKSQLTDEAIAAAKTRFEEELRAAGKPEKIWANIIPGQIERYITDNTQLDGRFALLSQAYVMDDKKTVEQAIAEVDASIKITEYIRFELGEGIEKKEEDFAAEVAKQMGK, from the coding sequence ATGGCAGGAGCAACTCCACAATTAATTAAAGAATTAAGAGAGATGACTGGTGCAGGAATGCTTGATTGTAAAAATGCACTTAACGAAACTGGTGGTGATTTAGATAAAGCTGTTCAAGTTTTAAGAGAAGCAGGACTTGGAAAAGCTGCAAAAAAAGCTGGAAATGTTGCTGCTGAAGGATTAATCTCTGTTTTAGTAAATGCAGATAATACAAAAGCTACAATTTTAGAATTAAATTCACAAACAGATTTTGTTGCTAAAAATGAAAATTTCATTAATATTACAAAAGAAATCACTTCTTTTGCACAAAATAATGGAATTGAAGATGCAGCTGCTTTAGCTTCTTCTACAATTAATGGACAAGATTTCGCTACTTATTTAAATGAAAAAATTGCAACAATTGGTGAAAATTTAGTTGCAAGAAAATTAACTACTGTATCTGGACAAGTTGTTAATGGTTATGTTCATGCAACAGGAAGAGTAGGGGTTGTTTTAGCTGCTACTTGTGATGAAGCTGTTAAAGATAAAGCTGCTACTTTATTAAGAAATATTGCAATGCATGCATCTGCTATGAAACCAACAGTTATTTCATATAAAGATTTAGATCCTGCTTTTGTAGAGTCTGAAAATAAAGCTATTGTTGCTGAAATTATTGCAGAAAATGATGAATTAAAAAGATTAGGAAAACCATTAAAGAAAATTCCTGAATTTGTTTCTAAATCTCAATTAACAGATGAAGCTATTGCTGCTGCAAAAACTAGATTTGAAGAAGAATTAAGAGCAGCTGGTAAACCAGAAAAAATTTGGGCAAATATCATTCCTGGACAAATTGAAAGATATATTACTGATAATACTCAATTAGATGGAAGATTTGCACTTTTATCTCAAGCTTATGTAATGGATGATAAAAAAACTGTTGAGCAAGCAATTGCTGAAGTTGATGCTTCTATTAAAATTACTGAGTATATTAGATTTGAACTTGGTGAAGGTATTGAGAAGAAAGAAGAAGATTTTGCGGCAGAAGTTGCAAAACAAATGGGTAAATAA
- the gmk gene encoding guanylate kinase: protein MDEKKGAILILSGPSGCGKSTLLKEVYKDITDYYFSISTTTRAPRIGEKDGVDYFFVTKEEFEKDIENDDFLEYAKVHDNYYGTSLKPIKKALDEGKLVIFDIDVQGHEIVRTKLDSIVTSVFITTPSLKVLESRLNSRNTDSSEIIEKRIKNAKGEVEYFQNYDYLIINDDLQIAAKQLVCIANIARIKSKLFDNNKIISTWLEN from the coding sequence ATTGATGAAAAAAAAGGTGCAATTTTAATACTTTCAGGCCCTAGTGGTTGCGGAAAATCTACTTTATTAAAAGAAGTTTATAAAGATATTACAGATTATTATTTTTCAATTTCAACAACTACAAGAGCTCCAAGAATTGGTGAAAAAGATGGAGTTGATTATTTTTTTGTTACAAAAGAAGAATTTGAAAAAGATATAGAAAATGATGATTTTTTAGAGTATGCAAAAGTTCATGATAATTATTATGGGACTTCTTTAAAGCCTATTAAAAAAGCATTAGATGAGGGGAAATTAGTTATTTTTGATATTGATGTTCAAGGACATGAAATTGTAAGAACAAAATTAGATTCTATTGTAACATCAGTTTTTATAACAACACCTTCTTTAAAAGTTTTAGAAAGTAGATTAAATAGTAGAAATACTGATAGTAGTGAAATAATTGAAAAAAGAATAAAAAATGCAAAAGGTGAAGTTGAATATTTTCAAAATTATGATTATTTGATTATAAATGATGATTTGCAAATAGCAGCTAAACAACTTGTTTGTATTGCAAATATTGCTAGAATAAAGAGTAAACTTTTTGATAATAATAAAATAATATCAACTTGGTTAGAAAACTAA
- the ccoS gene encoding cbb3-type cytochrome oxidase assembly protein CcoS, protein MINDTLFFMLIVGIIISAGLLLLFIWAARSGQFDDANKMLNNPLYDSVEDLNDAIKKEKNLKEVKEEKLNSEKEKIKEEVSQKLD, encoded by the coding sequence ATGATAAATGACACACTTTTTTTTATGTTGATTGTAGGAATAATAATCTCAGCAGGACTTTTACTTTTATTTATTTGGGCTGCAAGAAGTGGTCAGTTTGATGATGCAAATAAAATGTTAAATAATCCTTTGTATGATAGTGTTGAAGATTTAAATGATGCTATTAAAAAAGAGAAAAATTTAAAAGAAGTAAAAGAAGAGAAATTAAATAGTGAAAAAGAAAAAATAAAAGAAGAAGTTAGTCAAAAACTTGACTAA
- a CDS encoding ElyC/SanA/YdcF family protein: MFTVKKIISAFLLPIPIGIFLLFMAFIYLMFNSYKKAKIFLFLGLSWFVLLSFQPISNAILAPLENSHKALIETPKVNYILVLGSGHKSDENLSITSQIKMVAINRLVEGIRHYKNLENVKLIVSGYSFSDKNSHAFMQEKLAISLGVNPNDIIRLDSPRDTKEEAIEAKKIVGNNELILVTSASHMKRSVLLFEKEGLNVIASPTNHLAYKDDSYSAYFSAKNIRKVEMAIHEYLGLLYSFLRKEI; this comes from the coding sequence ATGTTTACAGTTAAAAAAATTATTTCAGCTTTTTTGTTGCCAATTCCTATTGGAATTTTTTTACTTTTTATGGCTTTTATTTATTTGATGTTTAATTCATATAAAAAAGCAAAAATATTTTTGTTTTTAGGTTTATCTTGGTTTGTACTTTTATCATTTCAACCAATTTCAAATGCTATTTTAGCTCCACTTGAAAATTCCCATAAAGCTTTGATTGAAACGCCAAAGGTAAATTATATTTTAGTTTTAGGAAGCGGTCATAAGAGTGATGAGAATTTAAGTATAACTTCACAGATAAAAATGGTAGCTATAAACAGGCTTGTTGAGGGAATAAGGCATTATAAAAATCTTGAAAATGTAAAATTAATAGTTTCAGGATATAGTTTTAGTGATAAAAACTCTCATGCTTTTATGCAAGAAAAACTAGCTATTTCTTTGGGTGTAAATCCAAATGACATTATAAGGCTTGATTCCCCACGAGATACGAAAGAAGAAGCAATTGAAGCTAAAAAAATAGTTGGAAATAATGAGCTTATTTTAGTAACTTCAGCTTCTCATATGAAACGCTCTGTTTTACTTTTTGAAAAAGAGGGCTTAAATGTAATAGCAAGTCCAACAAATCATCTAGCTTATAAAGATGATTCTTATAGTGCTTACTTTTCAGCTAAAAATATTAGAAAAGTTGAAATGGCAATACATGAATATCTAGGATTATTGTACTCATTTTTAAGAAAAGAGATTTGA
- the hemH gene encoding ferrochelatase produces the protein MQKNKKALVLLNMGGARNKDELKMFLTNMFNDENILTINMDFLRSIIANFIVKKRLDSAWENYEKIGNASPINPLTEKLVNKCNEKIEEFKTYQAMRYTPPFANEVLEQIKKDGISEILLLPLYPQFSTTTTKSSVQDFIGNIPYEGFTVKYIEEFYKNDKFNDCIVDEIIRNIDDEKEYNLVFSAHGLPQKIVKKGDPYEEQMNEHVEILSKKLDEKKIKFKSINLAYQSKVGPMKWLEPSLEDMLKNFKDENVIIYPISFIVDNSETDFELDIEYREIAHELGIKEYKVCRCVNDSDGFIEAIKDIIK, from the coding sequence ATGCAAAAAAATAAAAAGGCTTTAGTTCTATTAAATATGGGTGGAGCTAGAAATAAAGATGAATTAAAAATGTTTTTAACAAATATGTTTAATGATGAAAATATTTTAACTATAAATATGGATTTTTTAAGAAGTATAATTGCAAATTTCATAGTTAAAAAAAGACTTGATAGTGCTTGGGAAAATTATGAAAAAATTGGAAATGCTTCACCAATTAATCCATTAACAGAAAAATTAGTAAATAAATGTAATGAAAAAATTGAAGAGTTTAAAACATATCAAGCTATGCGTTATACTCCTCCATTTGCAAATGAAGTTTTAGAACAAATTAAAAAAGATGGAATAAGTGAGATTTTACTACTTCCTTTATATCCACAATTTTCAACAACTACTACAAAATCGTCAGTTCAAGATTTTATAGGAAATATTCCATATGAGGGATTTACTGTAAAATATATTGAAGAGTTTTATAAAAATGATAAATTTAATGATTGTATTGTAGATGAAATAATTAGAAATATTGATGATGAAAAAGAGTATAATCTAGTATTTTCAGCACATGGATTACCACAAAAAATTGTTAAAAAAGGTGATCCATATGAAGAACAGATGAATGAACATGTGGAAATTTTATCAAAAAAACTAGATGAAAAGAAAATAAAATTTAAATCAATAAACTTAGCATATCAATCAAAAGTTGGACCTATGAAATGGCTTGAACCATCACTTGAAGATATGTTAAAGAATTTTAAAGATGAAAATGTAATTATTTATCCAATTTCATTTATAGTTGATAACTCTGAAACAGATTTTGAACTTGATATTGAATATAGAGAAATAGCACATGAATTAGGAATAAAAGAGTATAAAGTTTGTCGTTGTGTAAATGATAGTGATGGATTTATTGAAGCTATAAAGGATATTATAAAGTAA
- a CDS encoding c-type cytochrome, with translation MKKIVLSTIIAAAAAASLSAASFAACATCHGANGEKKALGKSEIITGWDEAKTIASLNGYKAGTLNVHGMGAVMKGQVAKLSDADIADLAKQIAAMK, from the coding sequence ATGAAAAAAATCGTATTAAGTACAATCATCGCTGCAGCGGCTGCTGCTTCTTTAAGTGCTGCTTCTTTTGCAGCTTGTGCAACATGTCATGGTGCGAACGGAGAAAAAAAAGCATTAGGAAAATCTGAAATTATCACAGGTTGGGACGAAGCTAAAACTATCGCATCTTTAAATGGTTATAAAGCTGGAACTTTAAATGTTCACGGTATGGGTGCTGTTATGAAAGGTCAAGTTGCAAAATTAAGTGATGCTGATATCGCTGATTTAGCAAAACAAATTGCTGCAATGAAGTAA
- a CDS encoding ABC transporter ATP-binding protein, whose amino-acid sequence MSQANKTDVLIAEELLLQANNLSHKFDYELFRDINLSLYKKESIAIIGTSGSGKSTFLNILSSLLKPTSGNVVFKSKDMYSIKQNELLRIRRDDFGIIFQAHYLFRGFSAIENLEIATLLSGEKIDEKLLKALNIDYVINQGVGELSGGQQQRLSIARVLTKKPKIIFADEPTGNLDKDTANIVMNTLFNYIENNNAGLILVTHENELAMKCNKVYKLEDLKLQEIK is encoded by the coding sequence ATGAGTCAAGCTAATAAAACGGATGTACTCATTGCAGAGGAACTTTTACTTCAAGCTAATAACTTATCTCATAAATTTGATTATGAACTTTTCAGAGATATTAATCTTTCGTTATACAAAAAAGAATCTATAGCTATTATTGGTACAAGTGGTAGTGGGAAATCTACTTTCTTAAATATTTTGTCTTCACTTTTAAAACCAACTTCTGGAAATGTTGTTTTTAAAAGTAAAGATATGTACTCAATTAAACAAAATGAACTTTTAAGAATTAGAAGAGATGACTTTGGTATAATATTTCAAGCACACTATCTTTTTAGAGGTTTTTCAGCAATTGAAAATTTGGAAATAGCTACACTATTAAGTGGTGAAAAAATAGATGAAAAACTATTAAAAGCACTTAATATTGATTATGTTATTAATCAAGGTGTGGGAGAATTAAGTGGTGGTCAACAACAAAGACTTTCAATAGCAAGAGTATTAACAAAAAAACCTAAAATTATATTTGCAGATGAACCAACTGGTAATTTAGATAAAGATACTGCAAATATTGTTATGAATACGTTATTTAATTATATAGAGAATAATAATGCAGGTTTAATTCTTGTGACCCATGAAAATGAACTTGCTATGAAATGTAATAAAGTCTATAAATTAGAAGATTTAAAATTGCAGGAGATAAAGTGA